One genomic region from Candidatus Nanosynbacter sp. TM7-074 encodes:
- a CDS encoding restriction endonuclease subunit M — protein sequence MPDSAVDILENTIRRHGDLLDVLLLDRTRTTKRKSHNILWATDSYVGHNPKQEISILDITGTNTYLIQPRIAKSKEEQKSRTKDKAEVFTPKNIVSQMNRQIDWSSGNWPADESNWKDYVKELRLEITCGEAPFIVGRYNAANGKKVLKLSDRVGFLDRKLQVVGSYCNDKKEWLEWAIVAFQCSYGYEWQGDNLLLARENLLYTFIDYWNDKFPNDKINLDRKISKEKMEMLLRVAEIISWNIFQMDGIKNVIPMSCRHEVIEKEIPPMVKLWGESPKIIKNECAGCKNNDHFKHNGKYVFIMDWEKGKTVKFINLMKEE from the coding sequence GTGCCAGACTCCGCTGTTGACATCCTTGAAAACACCATTCGCCGCCACGGCGACTTGCTGGATGTTCTTTTACTGGACAGGACGCGGACAACGAAGCGAAAATCGCATAACATCCTATGGGCCACTGACTCCTATGTTGGTCATAATCCAAAGCAAGAAATATCGATATTAGATATCACAGGGACAAATACGTATTTAATACAGCCCAGAATTGCCAAGTCGAAAGAGGAGCAAAAAAGCCGCACAAAGGATAAGGCTGAGGTTTTTACGCCAAAAAATATCGTTAGCCAAATGAATAGGCAGATAGACTGGAGCTCAGGAAACTGGCCTGCAGACGAGAGTAATTGGAAGGATTACGTCAAAGAACTTCGTCTGGAGATAACCTGCGGCGAGGCGCCGTTTATAGTTGGTAGATATAACGCTGCTAATGGAAAAAAAGTTTTGAAACTGTCTGACAGGGTGGGATTTTTAGACCGTAAGCTTCAAGTTGTCGGTTCATATTGTAATGATAAGAAAGAATGGCTGGAATGGGCGATTGTTGCTTTTCAATGCTCTTACGGATATGAATGGCAAGGTGATAATCTTCTGCTAGCCAGAGAGAACCTTTTATACACTTTCATCGACTACTGGAATGACAAATTCCCTAACGATAAGATAAATCTTGACAGGAAAATATCAAAAGAAAAAATGGAAATGTTATTACGGGTTGCGGAAATTATTTCTTGGAACATTTTCCAGATGGACGGAATTAAAAACGTAATACCAATGAGTTGTCGTCATGAAGTGATAGAAAAAGAAATCCCCCCTATGGTCAAATTATGGGGCGAATCTCCAAAGATTATTAAGAATGAGTGTGCTGGGTGCAAAAATAATGACCATTTTAAACATAATGGCAAATATGTCTTTATTATGGATTGGGAAAAAGGAAAAACAGTTAAATTTATAAACTTAATGAAGGAAGAATGA
- a CDS encoding tetratricopeptide repeat protein — translation MFGLFLILILMIWAIFYHPSIKDAGDLPTKITEKLDQLWVIAQDSIRENKYLRAEKALLTILRVDEKNATAYNRLGILYAKQRAYKDAIECFEIAQSLEPSASSLHNVGLIYYETENYEKASLAFEQALEMEDDLAARYIAYAKVQEKIGNTKKVINALEKAVELEPIPQTLKILAEAYENSGQSDLAEGLRKKAAKMLTPSTPAQKIVGTPRPRQQRKIHQPRKIVM, via the coding sequence ATGTTTGGACTATTCCTCATTCTAATTCTAATGATTTGGGCGATTTTTTATCATCCATCAATCAAAGACGCTGGTGATTTACCAACTAAAATTACCGAAAAGCTTGATCAGTTGTGGGTAATTGCCCAAGATTCAATTCGCGAAAATAAATATCTGCGAGCAGAAAAGGCCTTGCTAACCATCTTACGTGTCGACGAAAAGAACGCCACTGCCTATAATCGCTTAGGCATTTTATACGCCAAACAGCGCGCCTATAAAGACGCCATCGAGTGTTTTGAGATTGCCCAAAGTTTAGAGCCAAGCGCATCAAGCCTTCATAACGTTGGTCTGATTTACTATGAAACTGAAAATTATGAAAAGGCTTCATTGGCCTTTGAGCAAGCCCTGGAAATGGAAGACGACTTGGCGGCTCGCTACATCGCCTACGCTAAAGTCCAAGAAAAAATTGGAAATACGAAAAAGGTGATAAACGCACTAGAAAAGGCTGTTGAGCTAGAGCCAATTCCACAAACTCTTAAGATATTAGCAGAGGCCTATGAAAACTCCGGTCAATCAGACCTTGCTGAAGGTCTACGTAAAAAGGCCGCTAAGATGTTAACACCATCTACACCGGCTCAAAAAATTGTCGGTACTCCACGGCCGCGCCAACAGCGCAAAATCCATCAGCCACGAAAAATTGTCATGTAG